In Labrus mixtus chromosome 3, fLabMix1.1, whole genome shotgun sequence, a single window of DNA contains:
- the LOC132971866 gene encoding interferon-induced protein with tetratricopeptide repeats 1-like, which produces MSAAQSQTTLESLQCHFTWNLDRSRPKLLRLTDKMEDFSTEEGNRWLGHIYNLWGIIQYKLGLNEEAKSLFQKAAETLNMLRKRDEGPWLVVNYGNLAWLHHHLGDLEESQAYLSKVDALMEKYPSPSQDDLHPEIYAEKAWTLMFFGEDMNLVVDYFEKAARMQPNMVDWNTSYVIWLKNAQNFSDPRLDPDLLEKMRQAKERDPKNLYLAALYLEQRANEGENIRNEVRKLAGNVSSGSGMWALLNLYVDHISVDDAIYLAEKVQKEHPDVRYLKRFVALCYRWRIVYKSRNDPDPEQSMMDRAIALHEELISLYPHSSLKKEIDLATIYAKSHHSKAKAEQIFQKLLKNEPAEPEDKQMLYNKYASHLYFNQNDSHRSIQYHMNAAAIPEISSFRKKSIRMLEKTIDRGIMCREIEEFLRNLQEPTQ; this is translated from the coding sequence TGCTGCTCAGAGTCAAACCACACTGGAGTCCCTGCAGTGCCACTTCACCTGGAACCTGGACCGCAGCAGGCCGAAACTTTTACGTCTCACAGACAAGATGGAGGACTTCAGCACAGAGGAGGGAAATCGATGGCTGGGCCACATTTACAACCTGTGGGGGATCATTCAGTATAAGCTGGGGTTAAATGAAGAGGCTAAGAGTTTGTTCCAGAAGGCTGCAGAGACCCTCAACATgctgagaaagagagatgaggGTCCTTGGTTAGTGGTGAACTACGGGAACCTGGCCTGGCTGCACCACCACCTGGGAGATCTAGAGGAGAGTCAGGCTTACCTGTCAAAGGTTGATGCCCTGATGGAAAAATACCCATCTCCATCCCAGGACGACCTCCATCCAGAGATCTACGCTGAAAAAGCCTGGACCCTGATGTTCTTCGGAGAGGACATGAATCTGGTGGTTGATTACTTTGAGAAAGCTGCCAGGATGCAGCCGAACATGGTGGATTGGAACACCAGCTATGTCATATGGTTAAAGAATGCCCAAAACTTCAGTGACCCAAGGCTTGACCCTGACCTGTTGGAGAAAATGAGACAAGCCAAGGAACGGGATCCAAAGAACTTGTACCTCGCTGCGCTCTACCTTGAACAACGGGCtaatgaaggagaaaacattCGAAATGAAGTCCGTAAGTTGGCTGGAAATGTGAGCAGTGGCAGTGGCATGTGGGCCTTACTAAACCTTTACGTAGACCACATATCTGTTGATGACGCCATTTATTTGGCAGAGAAAGTTCAGAAAGAACATCCAGATGTGCGTTATCTGAAGAGATTTGTTGCACTCTGCTACAGATGGAGGATCGTttataaaagcagaaatgacCCTGATCCAGAACAAAGCATGATGGACAGAGCAATCGCTCTCCACGAGGAGCTGATCTCTCTTTACCCTCACTCTTCACTCAAAAAGGAAATAGACCTCGCAACTATCTATGCAAAGTCACATCACAGCAAGGCCAAAGCTGAGCAGATATTTCAGAAACTGCTCAAAAATGAACCAGCAGaacctgaagacaaacagaTGCTTTACAACAAATATGCAAGTCATTTATACTTTAATCAAAATGACTCCCACAGGTCGATACAGTATCACATGAACGCAGCAGCAATACCAGAAATATCTTCCTTCCGTAAGAAAAGCATCAGAATGCTGGAGAAGACTATAGATAGAGGCATAATGTGCagagaaatagaggagtttCTCAGAAACCTGCAAGAGCCAACGCAGTAA